TCCAGATTGTGTAGAGATTGCTAAAACCGCTGGAATTAACGCTGTTATACAACCTGGAGGGTCTATTAAGGACCAATTAAGTATAGATTATTGCAACGAGCAAAATATGCCAATGGTATTTACAGGAACACGTCACTTTAAACACTAATTTTGTTACATTTGTGGGGAACGCATACGTTTATAGTTTAATTTTTATACCTACCTGATTACTTATGGGATTTTTTGACTTCCTCACTGAAGAGATTGCCATCGACCTTGGTACTGCAAATACGCTTATTATTCACAACGACAAAGTTGTGGTAGATGCTCCGTCTATCGTAGCAAGAGACCGTACCACAGGTAAGATTATTGCCGTGGGTCGAGAGGCTGCAATGATGCAAGGAAAAACCCATGAAAACATTAAAACCATTAGGCCGCTAAAAGATGGCGTAATTGCAGATTTTGATGCGAGTGAAAAAATGATCAACATGTTCATTAAAGACATTCCTGCACTCAAGAAAAAGTGGCTTACCCCATCGTTACGAATGGTAATTTGTATTCCTAGTGGCATTACAGAGGTTGAGATGCGAGCGGTAAAAGAAAGTGCAGAGCGTGTAAATGGTAAAGAAGTATATCTAATACACGAACCTATGGCCGCCGCTATTGGTATTGGAGTAGATATCATGCAGCCCAAAGGAAATATGGTGGTAGATATTGGAGGCGGTACTACAGAAATTGCTGTGATTGCCCTAGGTGGAATTGTTTGTGACAAATCTGTTAAAATTGCTGGTGATGTATTTACAAACGACATTGTATATTACATGCGTACCCAACACAATCTTTACGTGGGTGAGCGTACTGCAGAAAAAATAAAAATTCAGATTGGTGCTGCAACCGAAGACTTAGAATTGCCACCAGAAGAAATGAGCGTACAAGGACGTGATCTTCTCACAGGAAAACCCAAGCAAGTACAAACCAGTTATAGAGAAATAGCGAAAGCCCTAGACAAATCTATTTTACGTATAGAAGACGCCGTAATGGAAACATTATCGCAAACACCACCAGAATTAGCAGCAGATATCTACAATACAGGTATCTATTTAGCAGGGGGTGGTTCTATGCTTCGTGGCCTTGACAAAAGACTATCTCAAAAAACAGACCTACCGGTATATATCGCTGAAGACCCTTTACGTGCAGTAGTGCGAGGAACAGGCATTTGCCTTAAAAACATCAACAAATACAAGAGCGTCCTCATTAAATAAATTTTAGCTCGTGCAACAGATTATCTTTTTCTTTATACGGAACAAAAACTTCCTGTTGTTCCTGTTACTCTTTGCCGTTTCGTTTGCACTAACCGTTAACAGTCATTCGTATCACAGAAACAAATACCTTACGTCAGCCAATTTTTTTAGCGGCACCATTTA
This Rasiella rasia DNA region includes the following protein-coding sequences:
- a CDS encoding rod shape-determining protein encodes the protein MGFFDFLTEEIAIDLGTANTLIIHNDKVVVDAPSIVARDRTTGKIIAVGREAAMMQGKTHENIKTIRPLKDGVIADFDASEKMINMFIKDIPALKKKWLTPSLRMVICIPSGITEVEMRAVKESAERVNGKEVYLIHEPMAAAIGIGVDIMQPKGNMVVDIGGGTTEIAVIALGGIVCDKSVKIAGDVFTNDIVYYMRTQHNLYVGERTAEKIKIQIGAATEDLELPPEEMSVQGRDLLTGKPKQVQTSYREIAKALDKSILRIEDAVMETLSQTPPELAADIYNTGIYLAGGGSMLRGLDKRLSQKTDLPVYIAEDPLRAVVRGTGICLKNINKYKSVLIK